A region of the Mangifera indica cultivar Alphonso chromosome 10, CATAS_Mindica_2.1, whole genome shotgun sequence genome:
GTGTCtgcaaacaaaacaacaaacccacattttatttattagttttagatGTCCATCTTTGAATCAAAGTCGACTTGTGGGCAAGCACGAAATCGAGTCAGGCATTTTATCGAACAAGTTATGAGTGTCAAAAAATTGTAATAGAGAGACGTTGAGTAATACGAGATCTGGCTTGTAGATGTTGTGTACAACGGAAGCACCTGCAAGAAGCGAGACGATAACTACAACACAGGACCAAGCCAGTGATGGAGTCCCCGCGGGGTGCGATCCTCCAAATTTTCTCTTCATTCCTACTGCTGCAACAATAACTGAGTTTTTACGTTGCACTGAAATTTTTGGAGTTTTGAATTGATTACAAATAAATGTGGGCTGAGCTGACACCTGACCCAAAACATGCATTGTTCTTTTTGGCCCAAAATATTGACATTAACACAGAATTCATTTAAAGGTGAATCGGAAAATCATTAACATTGTTCAACTTTCACAGAAGATGAAACGACTTCCTTTATAATTTTCCCTCTTTTCCTTGCATATCATATCAAGCTTCGGATCAATATATGCCCAACCCCACACACCAAATAACCAGTTGGCCATAGTGGAAGTTTATCAGTTAAGAATAAATTCTATTACATCACTGTTTGCTAAAATATCCATGatgatttgttttatcaaaccaattcttgattaatattttacttatcAAGCTTCGGATCAATAGATGCGCAACCACACACACCAAATAACCAGTTGGCCATGGTGGAAGCTTATCAGTTAAGAATAAATTCTATTACGTTACTGTTTGCTAAAATATCCGTGatgatttgttttatcaaaccAATTCTTGATTAACATTTTGTTTATCAAGCTTCGGATCAATAGATGCCCAACTCCACACACTAAATAACCAGTTGGCCATGATGGAAGTTTATCAGTTAAGAATAAATTCTATTACATCACTGTTTGTTAAAATATCGGTGATGATTTGTTTTACCAAACCAATTCTTGATTAATATTTTGCTTACATCTACCATTAATAATAGAAGTTGTTCCCACCTCTAAATACAGTCAAACTGTGGTCAATTTTGGTCAAATCGTAGTCAATTTGTTTGTTGTTGACCTTTGTGGATGTGTTCGATTGTCCGCTGATTTGCAATCCTTTCTATCATTCTTAGGTTAGGGTCTTTAGTGACAGATAAAGAGGATAGACTGAAGAAGGTCtctaataagagaaaatataactttcaaacttttaagtgaaaaaaattgttaatttttaaagtttaagaagaaaaaaagataaaatttaaaacaaataaattttgttaattttaacagttaatGGATGAgcatttaagtttttgaaagctAACAAATGAAAGTTTAAAAAGAGAGTAAAACTTAGATGAGATTAAAAACCACAcaaatctataaataaaatattttcatccaTGAGGAATTGTAAATAGAGGGTTAACATTTTTCCACTAAAGTTTGgcttgaaagaaaaaaatttctttttttgtcttaaaatcataaatcatactTTTTTGCCCTAAAAATAACTGTATTAAtggaaaataatattgataccatgtaaaaagtaaaattatcatatcatctctaattattttactatttaaaattattatattatcttaaaaactgacaaaaaaaagtttttttaataaaaattcattttaataataaatttatattctcactttcttcttctacACACTCTCTTCTTTTTACGTGGTTTGGTCAACTAAACACCATCAACATTAAACCAAACATCCCAACATCACATTCATTCAACAATAACTTCATCGACAACATAACATTGTCCTCCACTTGTATGTGGATTCATCTTTCCCTTTGGTTAGGAAATCCTCCAACTAAAGATGCTATTTTAGATCTACCTCCATTTTGACGTCTTTCACTGCTCAAAGCTTTGTCTATCTATCTCTTGTCCTTGTCTCACTACTCGACTGACCTATGAGCTACCCTTTGTGtttgttttcaaaatcatagtttttctttctcataataagatctaaattaaaattttaaatctcaaCTAGAACATCATTAGATATGGGAGAAGCAATGACTCTTCCAACTATtgtattaattcataataattcttttatatttatttgaaaagtcacaatacatgaaagaaaatgaaaagaatttcATCTTCTACATGTTGATTGGTTTAAAAAAGATATCTTACTCATGACCAACAATTAGGCTTAACAAATAGTTTAATGTTTATCTAATGCTTTCCCGATCAATCAATTGTCAGATTTTTTTTAGTCTTGTAGCCTTAAGTTTACCCAATGCCTAGAACCGATTGAATTTCTCATTAAATTCATGTAGAATTCTTTGTTATTTCTCGAACTCGTCTCTCACAATTTAACTTCATTAACACTTCCCAAAATCTCTCAATAAAAACCTCTTCTTCAAATAAATCTCCTACATCGATCTTATTTTCCACATCACTCAGCACCATATTATCATCCTCATTAACGACTATCGtcataatccaaaataaatcTCTCACATGTGATTTATGCATTTAATAGATAGAAATGTGTTATTAggctaaaccttgggttggaaaaTGTTAATTACTCCTACATGCTATTTTTGGTTAAACATGCATAGATACAAaagttagatttgatttttcTCTATAATGATAGAAATTTTGATGGATCCTTAAGAGAACATGATATACTttggttttatataaattatgtttagcTGTTGTATGTTTTTGTTGGTTGTCCATTTGATAGATCAAGTTTAGATTATTTTTGAATCCTCCTTTAAAGGGCATTATTTTTTtcgttaatatatatttaaaaaaaatacttttctttatttctttcacaTTCGAACTtatcaatatacaaaattataacttaattaataAAGTTGACGCTTGAAAAGGTAAGTAGTCAACGTAAACGTGCACTATTAACATTAATATTGCCTTAAACAAAGCTAGAATAAgttaatggccaaaggactatttcccgccCAAGGTATACTTTTTCTGCATATTTccacccgttaactttgaaaagtctatTTACCTATccatgggctgttaaaaaaaaaggattcaaaggtaaaatcgtcattttatctataatattaaaaataaattaaaatttaatcgtCTTTTCCCCTccaacccctaaaaactaattatttttccctaagccaagttttgaaaaatagtattcccccccccccccccttagggtttagttttcaatccccgatgcCAAATTCGGTGTCATCGCCGACGACGAAGCCTTCTCGacgcaccaccatgctccgcggcctctcttctctcctctgaaATGTCGATCGGCCCAGATCTGGCGTCGTCTTCGCCTAGAAAGTCAAAGAGCATCATCGAGagacgaagctctttgtctttcCAGACGAAGATGACGACCTCGTCTCCATCGGGAGCCAAATAAAAGTTGGCTCGATGGTCAAAAACCTGTTTGACAGTATATAATGATACagtagttataataaaatacatttaaataattactttaatttaGACAACAGTCTCAAGAAAATATGTGAATttctataaaaattatgtattaatagGTAGACGAATATAACTTTTGACTTATGTCTTTTTGTCTATATGCATATCGCTTTCCTCTCCTCTCCCTCCCATTGCATTgatcattaatatttatagttaaatgagaaaaaattatgtttaaataatcaaatgtaattatttatgatttatatatgattCTCAGGATctaatcttattattattaattttaattaaattaaaatatccaataattttttatataatttacctttattttttaattttaataataaaacattttttaaaccaaacactTGTTAGGGTTGATGGCGAtaacctttttcatttttagttttctaCCAAgtatagaataaataaaaacacatgGAGAATTGATAAaagagttaataaaattgatttagagtattaaaatttctaaaataaatatctaactTTAAATCTTCcttatttttatgaaatcttaaatttatagtatgcatggttataaatttaattattatatcttaaaattattctttcaaTAATTACGAATGCctagttaaataaaaaaaaaaaaaatccaacaatCAGTATATATAGACTCCGCGTAGAGCTTATCCTCGTGTCCATAAGGGCTCCTCCCGCACAGGTGCTTATCATCAACTATAATTCTTCTCCTTTCGTATTCACTTGTGGCCGATATTTCTGATCTTGTTCTGCCTGTGACCAGTTCATTTTAATAGCTAATTAATTGGATCTGGGTACAAAAAGCTCGTAGATCAATACCGTCAGTGGTTGGGTAAATATTTTCAATAGCTAATTAAGTTTCTAATTTTCAGTTTAGACGCTCCCCAATATGgactaattatttttatattttaatgttttggCTGAAGCAGGTACTGCTTATAATTGTTAACAAGTATGGGGAAGATTCACCTTAGCCACAAGGACCATGAGCTCGAGCTGAAAAGCTATAAAAGGCCCTACTTCTGCAGTGGATGCAAGGAGCCCGGGTTTGGATCTCGGTACAGATGTGGGCAGTGCGACTATGAACTTCATAAACATTGTATGTCCCCATCCCGGAAGGACTGTTCATCATGACTTCTTCAAGAATTCAACCTTCACATTCTTATTTCAACCTCCAGGGAATAGGTCCGGTGAAAAGCGTCAGAGATACTGTAAAGCCTGTGGAAAACTTGTTAAAGGTTTTGTCTTTCACAATGAAAAAAAGGGATGGGTTCTGCATCCTTGCTGCCTTAAATTGCCCAGGAAGTTTACTGTTGATGGTGTTGAATTTGCTCTCCATGATGAGGTGTTATCAACTTGCATTTTCTGCAAGAGGAAAAAGCGTGAACGTACTGTTTCTGACTTCAGGGGCTGGAGCTATGTGTCGAAGACCAAGAACCTCCATTTTCATGTGAGTTGTTCCACAGAATGGAAGCTGGAGGTATGGGGGAAAGGGGCTACTTATGATAATGAAGATAGTTTTCCTATTAAACGAATGAGTGGCAACATTTTTATCAAGATGGTGACGGTAATCGTCAAAGCcactgtgtcaattatttttggTGATCCAGCCGCAGCTCTTAGTGCAGTTTTCGACTTGGTCGCAAACTGACGATGACTTTGACTACTTTTTGATCACAGGAAACCCACTTCTTCGTTATTCTTTTAGGTGATCCAACTACCTACTTCTTCGATGTGAAGGCTTGTAACCGTGTGAATCGTAGACCCGACCCCGAAGTTTGGGAGAACGTATCGAAGCCAGTCTAGTCCATTAACACCTCTAATCAGTCTTTTAAGGCTATGTGTGTTTTACTGATGAAGATTTTATACACACAAAATTTCAGTAGACAATAGGTACAGATAGTATGTAAAacttgataataatttattcaataaaattatggataattattttgaatatatcaataGATACgcactttatatatattattatatgaatgaatagttttgaattaagaataggccaaacaactatttcccacccaaggtttgatgttttctcaaatatcccccttttaactatggaaataccaaacacccacccatgagtagttaaaattaacggtagtaaggataaaatcatcattttctctataatattaaaaaataaactaaaatataatctatttttgcccccctaaactttgaaaactaaaattttcccccaacctaagttttaaaaaatggcagtttcaccttagggtttcgttttgaaatctccggcgacatcTCCGGCTTCATTGTCGATGACCTTTCCCTCtcaaagcatcctctcctttcggcgatcttTTTCATTCCATTTGGACGCCCGATCGACGTCGAAGaaaccttgggagacgaagaacttcgtcgggcgAAGAAgtcatcttcccagacaaagatgaAGCCATCGTCTTCGTCtaagaagacgaagaacttcgtcttcgtcttctccgacaaagttcttcgtctcccaagatTTCTCCAATGCCGATCGggagtccaaatgggaggaaagagatcgccggaaggagaggatgtctCGAGagagagaggtcgtcggcaatggagccggagatgtcatcagagatttcaaaacgaaaccctagggtgaaactacgattttttaaaacttaggcttggggagaattttagtttttaaagtttaggggggcaaaaagagataaaattttcaggtgttagggttctgttaaatttaaccggtcatgggtgggtgtttggtatttccatagttaaaggaaGGATTTTTGAGAACACATCAAACCTtgcgtgggaaatagtcgtttggccttaagaatataataatattcaatcaagtGATAATATACATAgactatatttatttatatatttaaaataaatacgtataatattgttttaattgataatgTATGTAATATGGTCTTTTGTCTTGGTTTTTATTAACTTTGGATTTGTTCTAATAATcacaaatttttcttattaagtATGACATTGCTttgaatgttaattttatgtCACTTTGGATTACAACTACAAGACCCAAAGTTTCTGAATCAAATTGGGGCACCAGGTAGTCCTGAAatgaattgaatatttaaagcGTAGGTCCACTTAAACATAGGTTGAGtgtctttaaatttgtttgttaaaaACCCGATAAATTGATAATCatgataaaatagtaatttttttggGACCTCTACATGAATCAACaggtttaattaatatattcaataatattattagaccATACGTgataataaaggccaaaggattatttctcatccaagtttaagtgttatcccaaaactatatttatgagatttaaaaaacttaaaattctatttatccgataaaaatctcaatcaaaattaaggttaaaaccattttttaacaaaaaaaaaaaaaagttttattatgtttgtctccttcaatttaaaaatctcacaaatccctccacctaaagtttgaaaaacaaaaatttctccCTAGGGTTTGAAAATCATCATCAGACACGACAAACTTCGTTGTCTCTGGTGGCGTCGTCTCTCCCTTTCAGCTTAACTCTCTCTGTCAATCACTTCCCAGCCACTAACAAAGGTTAATTCCTTCGATGAAGACGACAGTTGGAGATCTTAGATGACCATGTCGTCTTCATTTGAGACCTCTGACAGTCGTCTTCATCGGAGGAATTAGCCTTCGTCGGTGGCTAGGAGGTGATCAGCTGAGAGAGTTAAGCCAAGAGGAAAAGTTGACGCCACCGGAGACAGCCATCTCTAGCGGCGTTTGCAAACCCTAggagaaaaattttgattttttaaacttcaggtGGGGGGGAGGGGGGATTGTGATTTTCAAGCTGTGGGGGccaaacataataaaactttagatttttaaaattttttattaaacgactattttatccctattcataattaagatttttaacaaatgagtgagattttgagtttttcaaacctcattaGTGTAACTTAGGtagcacttaaacttgggggtgaaatagtcctttggccaatcaCCTTAGTCGAAGTAAAACAAGAATCAATGATGCAATGGTGATAAAGTTGGGGGGATTTTAACAGAGTTTTTCATAGAATCCCCAAGAAAGAGATGTATTAAAATTtgcaaatttgaaattaatcgGTACCCAGACGTAACCGAGTACTTAAAATTAGATTCCGAATTCAGTTCTTAAGTCAGTTTTGGTTCTTTAAAGTGGTTGAATCGAAACCTACCAGAGAAATATTAATTCCACTACTTTTAGAATCAAAACTAAACCTATTGAGGTCTTCTTTAGGTAGGAACCAGAATCAAAACACCAAGCACCCGGTGATTTCAGTTCCTATCGGTTTTAGTCGACTCTCAACCAATAAATTTGGGACTACAGAAATTTTTGATGGTTTCTCAGCATCTTTTTTCTCATATATTTCCAGCGGAGGTAGTGTCtgcaaacaaaacaacaaacccacattttatttgttagttttagaTGTCCATATCTTAATCAAGGTCGACTTGTGGGCAAGCACGAAATCGAGTGAGGCATTTTATCAAACAAGctatgagttttaaaaaaatgttatagaGAGGTTTTGCACATTACAAGGTCTGGCTTGTAGATGTTGTGTACGACGGAAGCACCTGCAAGAAGCAAGACGATAACCACAACACAGGACCAAGCCAGTGATGGGATGCtccaaattttttgttcattattcCTTACACCACGCTACTGCCACAACTATAACTGAGGCTTTGAATTGATTACAAGCGAATGCGGGCTGAGCTGACAGTTGACCCAAAACATGCATTGTCCTTTTTGGCCCAAAACATCGTGGAAAAAtcgtaaaaataaaattatagtataaataaattacttaaatagatttacataaattaaaatgatagtttataattgagtaatataattatttatttttttcttattttaaaattatctaataagatattattatattaaatttatataatttatttgtatatataatgttattcgaattacaaaatttttcaattttcataaaCGATAAAATCGCTTCTTATATAATTTTCGCTCTCTTCCGGACAACTTCCTTGCATATCATTTCAAggcaatatatattaaaaatgtcaaGCTTTCGGTCAATGCCCAACCCCACACACAAAAAAACCAATTTCCATCGACAATTACTTACTTGATAATACAATAACATATGTGAAGAACCACATACATCTTGATGTTCTATTAAGTATTGTGTCAAATTAAACTTATCCACTAGGTATTTTAAACAGAGATTAACATTTATTCGTGCAAGGTTTGATCTAAAACCACTTTTTCATCcattaaattcttaaataaaactttttaacccAAGATAATGTGCTAATGATAATAGTTGAGTTGTCTTTTTCCAATATGGTCTGCTCTTGTAATcctttacaaattatttatgagaagattatatttgaataaatgtAATAATGTAATAGTCATTTTCGAATCGATAGGTATAATACCTGCATTTTATTGGTTGTTGCTTATTTTTAGGAGACTGATTTCTTGATGATAAGGAATATCTCATTAATATCAGATTATTGTGTATGTGACTTAAACATCTCCGCGAGACTTTTAGCTAGTAGATAGTGAGTccttaatgaatttttattcttaaagtGCTTACTTAGTAGCTCTTATGCCAATTATAATTTGTTGGTTGTCATCTACTGATCGTTATCTACTAATTGTTTGTTAATAGTTGTTACATTTAGTCATTAGAGGTGTGTATAATCTAGTTTGATGtgatttgaaagtttttttaaatcaaactataaaaatagtttgagaaattttcaaaccaaatcatgcaattttagatttgaaaccaaaccaaaccaaactaattgaaaaaatatgatttagtcCAGTTtggattatgatttaaatatattaatataatttatttttaaatacatattatttaataaaattaattgaattatagcttcataaaatataatataaacatgtaaaatgaatataatatatatacacacacacacacacacacaatatacatgtaaagataataaaataaatataagaaaaacaagttatacacctaattacttattaaaaaatttgtcaaatataattatatatatattatatcaaaaaatactatttacagttTAAAAATCATCAGTAACCTTAATTGAATAACtatgtttcaaaaaattataaattca
Encoded here:
- the LOC123227097 gene encoding uncharacterized protein LOC123227097 isoform X2; its protein translation is MGKIHLSHKDHELELKSYKRPYFCSGCKEPGFGSRYRCGQCDYELHKHWNRSGEKRQRYCKACGKLVKGFVFHNEKKGWVLHPCCLKLPRKFTVDGVEFALHDEVLSTCIFCKRKKRERTVSDFRGWSYVSKTKNLHFHVSCSTEWKLEVWGKGATYDNEDSFPIKRMSGNIFIKMVTVIVKATVSIIFGDPAAALSAVFDLVAN